One stretch of Gammaproteobacteria bacterium DNA includes these proteins:
- a CDS encoding type III pantothenate kinase has protein sequence MILLVDAGNTRIKWAVLENGVLHSGGAILRHGGADGVDPLSAPWAALTPPRRLLIANVAGAEFAASFGAWTQRIWGLQAEFVSAQAKGFGVTNGYTGTAAPRG, from the coding sequence ATGATCCTGCTGGTGGACGCGGGTAACACCCGTATCAAATGGGCGGTGCTTGAAAATGGGGTGCTGCACTCGGGAGGCGCCATTCTGCGGCACGGCGGCGCTGATGGTGTCGACCCCCTGTCCGCGCCATGGGCCGCCCTGACGCCGCCGCGACGCCTGCTCATCGCAAATGTCGCAGGTGCGGAATTCGCGGCGTCATTCGGCGCATGGACGCAGCGGATCTGGGGGTTGCAAGCCGAGTTCGTTTCCGCCCAGGCGAAAGGTTTCGGAGTCACAAACGGGTATACCGGAACCGCAGCTCCTCGGGGTTGA
- a CDS encoding type III pantothenate kinase, translated as MEKNGEHLGGLIVPGLVLMRRVLLEKTAGIGPAMGDISSRDVPLLAQDTRGGVMGGTLYAAASLIERIVRDADESVGGGMTCILTGGDADTIRPLLSADFRFEPELVLQGLAIVAEAGP; from the coding sequence ATGGAGAAGAACGGCGAACACCTCGGCGGGCTCATAGTGCCAGGCCTCGTCCTCATGCGCCGCGTGCTGCTCGAGAAGACGGCGGGCATCGGGCCTGCGATGGGCGATATATCATCGCGGGACGTCCCGCTGCTGGCGCAGGATACCCGCGGAGGCGTGATGGGCGGTACCCTGTACGCGGCTGCCTCCTTGATCGAGCGTATTGTCAGGGACGCTGATGAGTCTGTCGGAGGCGGGATGACCTGCATCCTCACCGGCGGCGACGCGGACACCATACGTCCGCTGTTGTCCGCCGACTTCCGTTTTGAACCGGAACTGGTACTGCAGGGACTGGCCATTGTCGCGGAGGCTGGTCCGTGA
- a CDS encoding response regulator, which produces MSKPVDTSCDFTRTRFLIVDESADTRRLLKTMLAESGAEQIDETAYAAEAIRMMAQVGYDVVLCDFHLGAGRDGQQLLEEARWGFSRRPHSSSW; this is translated from the coding sequence ATGAGTAAGCCCGTTGATACATCCTGCGATTTCACGCGCACCCGCTTTCTGATCGTCGATGAGTCCGCCGATACACGCCGCCTGTTGAAAACAATGCTGGCGGAGAGCGGTGCGGAACAGATCGATGAGACCGCATACGCAGCCGAGGCCATTCGGATGATGGCGCAGGTCGGCTACGACGTTGTTTTATGCGATTTCCACCTGGGCGCCGGCCGTGACGGACAGCAATTGCTGGAGGAGGCGCGCTGGGGGTTCTCAAGGCGTCCACACTCTTCGTCATGGTGA
- the birA gene encoding bifunctional biotin--[acetyl-CoA-carboxylase] ligase/biotin operon repressor BirA produces MPQGTALLSILADGHFHSGEVLGEALGITRAAVWKHLRVLKARGIEIHSVPGKGHRLASGIEFLSEMKIRAGLSDAARARLGGIELFQQIDSPNSELRRRASGLPSAYACLGGDQSAGRGRNNRAWVSPYARNLYLSLLWRFNSGPDALSGLSLAVGVAVLRALQGMGVVGIGLKWPNDLLWRGAKCAGALIEMSGEAGGSSRVVIGVGVNVDMPRQLGGTIDQAWTDLATITGRNVSRNSLAGMLLGKLIEMLCEFEDAGPDALLEEWRRHDIVLGRAVAITTIHGEEFGIARGIDGGGALLVEEGSAIKRYHSGDVSLRALDADSSRESSGTRAGTMA; encoded by the coding sequence ATGCCGCAAGGGACCGCATTACTGAGCATCCTCGCCGACGGCCATTTCCATTCCGGCGAGGTACTGGGAGAGGCGCTGGGAATCACGCGCGCCGCGGTATGGAAGCATCTGCGGGTGCTCAAGGCGCGCGGCATCGAAATACATTCCGTCCCCGGCAAGGGGCACCGACTGGCCAGCGGCATTGAGTTCCTTTCCGAGATGAAGATCCGCGCCGGGCTCAGCGACGCGGCGCGCGCGCGCCTGGGCGGGATCGAACTGTTCCAGCAGATCGATTCCCCCAACAGCGAACTGCGCCGTCGCGCATCCGGACTTCCCTCCGCCTATGCATGCCTCGGCGGAGACCAGTCCGCCGGGCGCGGACGCAACAACCGCGCGTGGGTGTCGCCGTATGCGCGCAACCTGTATCTCTCGCTGCTGTGGCGCTTCAATTCCGGGCCGGACGCGCTCTCGGGTCTCAGTCTCGCTGTGGGTGTCGCCGTGCTGCGCGCACTACAGGGTATGGGTGTGGTCGGTATCGGCCTCAAGTGGCCCAACGACCTGCTCTGGCGCGGTGCGAAATGCGCCGGAGCCCTTATCGAGATGAGCGGAGAAGCCGGCGGTAGTTCCAGAGTGGTGATCGGTGTGGGTGTTAACGTCGACATGCCGCGGCAGCTCGGCGGCACCATTGACCAGGCATGGACCGATCTGGCCACCATCACCGGACGCAATGTCTCACGTAACAGCCTAGCCGGCATGCTCCTCGGAAAACTGATCGAAATGCTGTGCGAGTTCGAGGATGCGGGTCCCGATGCCTTGCTCGAGGAGTGGCGCCGCCACGATATCGTATTGGGCCGGGCGGTGGCCATTACCACGATCCACGGCGAGGAGTTCGGCATAGCGCGCGGTATCGACGGCGGCGGTGCGCTGCTTGTCGAGGAAGGCAGTGCCATCAAGCGCTATCATTCCGGGGATGTCAGCCTGCGTGCCCTCGATGCAGATTCATCGCGCGAGTCCTCCGGTACGCGCGCTGGTACGATGGCATGA
- a CDS encoding VWA domain-containing protein has translation MKQNDPANLRKPALRLLTGLLPSGTQAGVWTFARYVNMLVRFGEVDTAWRAQAVEAAERINSAGLFTDIEAALMTAAWNWTADAPGVRRSIILLTDGLVDVSELPESDRLSRTRIIDEILPRLQDAGVDIYTIALSDGTDQNLLQQLAAATGGWFGHAENADQLERIFLRMFEKAANRDTLPLIDNQVLVDDSIGELTLLVFRKDTAPATTLTMPDGLTFGSARLPPNVRWHSDARYDLVTVEKPATGAWHVNADTDPDNR, from the coding sequence ATGAAGCAGAACGACCCCGCCAATCTGCGCAAGCCGGCTCTGCGCCTGCTGACCGGTCTGCTGCCATCCGGGACGCAGGCAGGTGTATGGACCTTCGCGCGCTACGTCAACATGCTGGTTCGCTTCGGCGAAGTGGACACGGCCTGGCGCGCCCAGGCCGTGGAGGCGGCGGAACGGATCAATTCGGCCGGACTGTTCACCGACATCGAGGCGGCCCTCATGACGGCGGCCTGGAACTGGACTGCCGATGCGCCCGGCGTGCGCCGCAGCATCATCCTGCTCACCGACGGGCTGGTGGACGTCTCCGAATTACCGGAGTCGGACCGCCTGTCACGCACACGCATAATCGACGAGATTCTGCCCCGCCTGCAAGACGCCGGAGTCGATATCTATACGATCGCCCTGTCGGACGGAACGGATCAGAATCTTCTCCAGCAGCTCGCTGCAGCCACCGGGGGCTGGTTCGGGCATGCCGAAAACGCCGATCAACTCGAGCGGATCTTCCTGCGCATGTTCGAAAAGGCGGCCAACCGCGATACACTGCCGCTGATCGACAACCAGGTCCTCGTCGATGACAGCATCGGGGAGCTCACCTTGCTCGTCTTCCGCAAGGACACTGCCCCGGCAACCACGCTGACCATGCCGGACGGCCTCACGTTCGGCTCGGCGCGCCTGCCGCCCAACGTGCGCTGGCACAGCGATGCGCGTTACGACCTGGTCACGGTGGAGAAGCCGGCGACGGGCGCCTGGCACGTCAACGCCGACACCGATCCCGACAACCGGTGA
- a CDS encoding polymer-forming cytoskeletal protein, which yields MQSLFTGGKGRRALDSARQFTTLIGAGTSVAGTMRGSENCIVNGSVEGDCEIDGLLVLGEQGRWRGNISAATVIISGEVNGDIVARDKLELSASARVTGTITSPVVAMAEGAIHQGGIRMTRDGAAVSSFQEKRKISPDPVP from the coding sequence ATGCAATCGTTGTTCACCGGCGGCAAGGGCCGCCGCGCGCTCGACAGCGCCAGGCAGTTCACCACCCTGATCGGAGCCGGGACCAGCGTGGCCGGGACAATGCGCGGCAGCGAGAACTGTATCGTCAACGGATCCGTCGAAGGCGATTGCGAAATCGACGGTTTGCTGGTGCTGGGCGAGCAGGGACGCTGGCGTGGGAACATCTCAGCCGCGACGGTCATCATCTCCGGCGAGGTCAACGGTGACATCGTGGCCCGCGATAAGCTGGAATTGAGTGCGTCCGCCCGTGTCACCGGCACAATCACCAGCCCGGTGGTGGCGATGGCCGAAGGGGCCATTCATCAGGGCGGAATCAGGATGACGCGCGACGGCGCCGCGGTGTCCAGTTTCCAGGAAAAACGCAAGATATCGCCCGATCCGGTTCCCTGA
- a CDS encoding TerC family protein, which yields MDLFSLISPSELSALATVIMTDVVLAGDNAIVVGMAAAGLPAEQRRRAILYGIIAATVLRILFALVTTQLLQIIGLMLAGGILLLWVGWKLYRELSTPRAHAEEEGEAVLEGKDVTTRKPKTFRDAVTQIVVADISMSLDNVLAVAGAAHEHPWVLVFGLVLSVALMGVASTVMARLLVRHRWIGYVGLIVILYIALTMMWDGAHQVAQAV from the coding sequence ATGGATCTATTCTCTTTGATTTCCCCCTCGGAGTTGTCTGCGCTCGCCACGGTCATCATGACCGACGTGGTGCTCGCGGGCGACAACGCCATCGTGGTCGGCATGGCAGCGGCGGGGCTGCCCGCCGAACAGCGCCGGCGCGCGATCCTCTACGGCATCATCGCCGCCACCGTGCTGCGCATCCTGTTCGCCTTGGTTACCACCCAGCTGCTGCAGATCATCGGGCTCATGCTCGCCGGCGGCATCCTGCTTCTGTGGGTCGGCTGGAAGCTGTATCGCGAGCTGAGCACGCCCCGCGCACATGCGGAGGAGGAGGGCGAGGCGGTGCTGGAAGGCAAGGACGTCACGACGCGCAAACCCAAAACCTTCCGTGATGCCGTGACCCAGATCGTCGTCGCCGACATCTCCATGTCGCTCGACAATGTACTCGCCGTCGCCGGTGCCGCACACGAACACCCCTGGGTGCTGGTGTTCGGACTGGTGCTGTCGGTGGCCCTGATGGGGGTGGCTTCGACTGTCATGGCGCGGCTGCTCGTACGCCACCGCTGGATCGGCTATGTCGGCCTGATAGTTATCCTGTATATCGCGCTCACCATGATGTGGGACGGAGCCCATCAGGTCGCGCAGGCGGTTTAA
- a CDS encoding FkbM family methyltransferase: MRGDKAHQYESGNMNARELLNKLLAGKGHRIERTMPVILRENVLFSADLDFLIQHEVFRNGGKLHFIQIGANDGVSRADDLIRYVRNHGASGLMVEPQPDVFAILQKNFAAYPGITLLNKAIHSDADAMTLYRLDPQLLEERNDLPHWARTNGVASFDRRHVLGHARRIGLGEEAIVEQQVSCITLSELLALSPKMPDVLKVDTEGYDYEVLSMLDLGRCRPAIIHFENSCMTNEQYETLIKRLITAGYRFLADKMNTTACLCNPAGS, translated from the coding sequence GTGAGAGGCGATAAAGCTCATCAATATGAATCAGGTAATATGAACGCCCGGGAACTGTTGAACAAATTGCTTGCCGGCAAGGGGCATCGCATCGAGCGGACGATGCCGGTTATTTTGCGGGAGAATGTGCTCTTTTCCGCGGATCTTGATTTTCTTATCCAGCACGAAGTCTTCCGCAACGGCGGCAAGCTTCATTTCATACAGATCGGCGCCAATGACGGTGTCAGCAGGGCCGATGACCTCATCCGCTATGTACGCAATCATGGCGCCTCCGGTCTCATGGTGGAGCCCCAGCCAGACGTTTTCGCCATTCTGCAAAAAAACTTCGCCGCCTATCCCGGGATTACCCTGCTTAACAAGGCGATCCATTCGGATGCCGATGCGATGACGCTGTACCGCTTGGATCCGCAACTGCTCGAGGAGCGGAATGACTTGCCCCATTGGGCCCGCACCAACGGTGTGGCCAGCTTTGACCGGAGGCATGTCCTGGGGCATGCCCGCCGCATCGGATTGGGTGAGGAGGCAATTGTCGAACAACAGGTTTCCTGTATCACCCTCAGTGAATTACTCGCGCTGTCGCCTAAGATGCCGGATGTCTTGAAGGTCGATACCGAGGGTTACGATTACGAGGTGTTGTCGATGCTTGATCTGGGGCGGTGTCGGCCGGCCATCATCCACTTCGAAAACTCCTGCATGACGAATGAGCAGTATGAAACGCTGATCAAGCGGCTTATAACGGCGGGTTACCGATTCCTTGCGGACAAGATGAATACCACGGCCTGTCTGTGCAATCCCGCCGGCTCCTGA